From the genome of Pseudomonas sp. TMP9, one region includes:
- a CDS encoding ABC transporter substrate-binding protein: MKQLLLASLMGSAIALATSAMAAETDLQALEQAARAEGAVNSVGMPDSWANWKDTWADLNTLYGLKHMDTDMSSAQEIAKFAAEKENATADIGDVGAAFGPIAVQQGVTQAFKPSTWEQIPAWAKDTDGHWMLAYTGSIAFIVNKQLVKDIPRSWADLKTGTYKVSAGDVSTAAQAVNGVLAAAIAMGGNESNVKPALEFYGELAKQGRLSLANPTIQTLEKGEVEVGIVWDFNGLSYRDQIDPERFEVLIPSDGSVISGYSTIINKWAKNPNAAKLAREYILSDAGQINLAKGNARPIRAEHIDMPAEVQAKLLPQEQYANVQPVKDTAAWEATSKALPRLWQEHVIINMN, translated from the coding sequence ATGAAACAACTGCTGCTGGCTTCACTGATGGGCTCAGCCATCGCCTTGGCCACCTCGGCCATGGCTGCTGAAACGGACTTGCAAGCACTGGAACAAGCCGCACGCGCTGAAGGCGCGGTGAACAGTGTGGGCATGCCCGACAGCTGGGCTAACTGGAAGGATACATGGGCCGATTTGAATACGCTGTACGGCTTGAAGCATATGGACACGGACATGAGCTCGGCCCAAGAGATTGCCAAGTTCGCTGCTGAAAAAGAAAACGCCACCGCCGATATAGGTGACGTCGGCGCTGCCTTTGGCCCCATCGCGGTGCAGCAGGGTGTAACGCAAGCCTTCAAACCGAGCACTTGGGAACAGATTCCAGCCTGGGCTAAAGACACCGACGGCCACTGGATGCTCGCCTACACCGGCTCCATTGCTTTTATCGTCAACAAGCAACTGGTCAAGGACATCCCGCGTTCTTGGGCGGACCTGAAAACTGGCACCTATAAAGTGTCTGCCGGCGACGTCAGCACAGCGGCACAAGCGGTCAATGGTGTACTGGCTGCTGCAATTGCCATGGGCGGCAATGAAAGCAACGTCAAACCGGCGTTGGAGTTTTATGGCGAGCTGGCTAAACAGGGCCGTTTGTCGCTGGCTAACCCGACTATTCAAACCCTGGAAAAAGGTGAAGTCGAAGTCGGTATCGTTTGGGACTTCAATGGCCTGAGCTACCGCGACCAGATTGACCCGGAGCGCTTCGAAGTGCTGATCCCGTCTGACGGCTCGGTTATCTCGGGCTACAGCACCATCATCAACAAGTGGGCGAAAAACCCTAACGCCGCCAAGCTGGCGCGTGAGTACATCTTGAGCGATGCCGGTCAGATCAACCTGGCCAAAGGCAATGCCCGGCCGATCCGCGCGGAGCACATCGACATGCCGGCTGAGGTCCAAGCCAAGCTGTTGCCGCAAGAGCAATACGCTAATGTCCAGCCCGTTAAGGATACCGCTGCCTGGGAAGCCACCTCAAAAGCCCTGCCGCGCTTGTGGCAAGAGCACGTCATCATCAACATGAACTAA